CCTCCTTCAAATCCAGAATTCTGGACGACAGCCGGAAAATTCGACATTACATCGCGAAAACCCGTTGCAAAAGGTAACTTATAAGACAAAAGTTGATTACCACTTCGATTTTGGTACCAAACAAGATCAAGTAAAATCCGATCAGAAGTAAAACCCAAGTTTAATGCCGCTTCCAATTTCCTGTCCGATTGCCATCTCAAATCGGGATTCGCATGTCCGACAGGCTGATAAACTCCTGTACCCAAATAATTTGCATTATTGCTAGTCCATCTAGTTAAATACAAGTAATCTGAAATATTATCAGAACCCGTCACTCCATAACTAACTCTAATCTTACCAAAGCTAATAGCCTTCTTTGCCTTTTCTAAGAATCGTTCTTGACTAAAAATCCACGCTGCGCCTACGGCTCCAAAACTCCCATACCGATGTTCAGCACCAAACCGAGACGAACCATCTCTTCTACCAGTGAGCGTTATCAGATACCGATCCAATAAATTGTAATTAAGACGCCCAAATGCAGCAGAGTATTTGTACTCTCCAACATTATCCTTTCCGGATACAATTGCGGCATTAGAAATACTTCCTAGTAAATTATCATTCGTATACCCGTCTCCGTTAACTGTATTACCCGACTGATTCACATACTGGTATGTAGCACCAACTATAGTTGTTAATGTTCCTTTTCCAACTGAACTCTTGTATTCTAGCATTGGTTCATAGATCGTTCTATTTCCTGTATTATTACCGAAATAGCTTGAGCCCATAGGTGTAAAGGCTGGATTTTGAGACGCTATTGGCAATTTGAAGTTCTGCTGAAGATTATGATTAGAATAGCCAACAGATAAACTAGCTTTCAAACCTTTAATAATATGGTACGAGACACTCAAATTACTATTCAGAAAACGGGTTCTTCCAACATAAGGCTGTCTTACGGGCCCAAAAGTGAATAAGTAAGATACAGGCTCCCAGCCTGAAAAATTAAGCTGACCATCGTCCTTAAAAATTGGTGGAGCTGTTGGTGGTAAATCAACACCACCACCCAAAGCGATATTCTCATTCTTTGAGTATGTATATAATGCTGTCAATTCAATACCTAATTTATTATCTAGAGTTTTATGACCCATATTCGTTGAAAAAGAAACACGCTCGTCAAATCCACTAAATGTGTTCAATTGTGTTGACCTGTCATATCCGCCAGAAATACGATAGTTATTGTATTTATCCCCTCCGGACACTGCTAACTTATACTGAGATGTTTGAGCTGCCTTACCCCAGAAAGTTTTCTGCCAATTCGTTTCTCTAGTCGTATCCCAAACTAAATAATCATAAGCATTGGTAGGCGTTGCTTCTTCACCGCTATTGATAAAGGCTTCCCTTCGAAGGTCAATATATTCCCTGGTAGAAAGCATCTCATAAAAGTTTTTAACAAACGAAACACCATGAGTTAGACTTCCATCAATTGCTGTTTTTCCAGGCCTCCCCTTCTTCGTTGTGATAAGTATGACACCTTTCCCACCCCTGGAACCATAAATCGCTGTAGCTTCCGCGTCTTTCAACACTGACACAGACTCAATATCATCGGGAGAAATACTATATAGTGGACTCTGCCCATTTGCCGGTGTTAAAAAGCCATTCTGAACGAAACCAGTAGATCCAGTGGCATAGCCACCACCACTACTGGTATTTAGAACTGTTAAAGGCACTCCGTCTACAATTATTAAAGGTTCAGAAACACCATCACTTATAGAGGTTCTGCCACGAATTTCAGCTTTAAAAGGTGCTGAAGCAAAACCCGACGTTTGTGAGATTACGAGTCCGGCAACCCTTCCTTGAAGTGCCTGCATTACGTTTGCAACTGGCTGCCGTTCAATTTCCTGGGCCGTTACTGTTGATATATTACCAGTTGCCAAACGTTGTGTTGTCAAACCGTAACCTTGCACCACTACCTTATCGAGTTGCGCGGCAGCTGCCTTCAGATAAATAATGACAGGCTGAACACCGCCCTCAACTGTTTCATTTTTAAACCCTGTATATGTAATCAGCAACTTCCGATTTGCCGAATTTCCTTTTAGTCGAAACTTCCCATTGGCGTCAGTTTGTGTGCCGCGTGCAAGCGTCAATATACGAACTGTGGCTCCGGGAAGTACAACACCTTTTTCATCCATAACTTGGCCAGTAAATTCAATCTCACCAGTTGTATCGATGGATATTCGGGGTAACTCATTGATTTCGCTCAATGATGGCTCAATAATTATTACTCGATCTTCCAATTCCTTAAAAGTGAGTAGTTGCCCATGCAAACAAATTTTCAAAGCCTCCAAGAATGGAAGGTCTTTTATCGAAACCGTAACTGGCTTGCTTACCCGAATAACGGACTCCCCATAAAAGATGCCAATATCAGCTTGCTTTGCGAGGTGGTTTAACACTTCGCTTAACGGGCGGTTCTTAAAGTGCAGGGAGACGTTTTGTGCCTTTGCCAAAACGCTGATTTGAAATACTACACAGAGGATCACGGTGAGCTTCATAACCCTTAGAGTTTGAGACAAGCCATGCCGCACTCGGCCTTGACCAGGTGGAAAAAAATGCATAAATTTCGGTTTGGTGATCAGTTAAGTTTTAACCAAGTTTTGCTGTTTCGCCTATCCACTGCCCGGGCCGCGAACCTGGGCAGTTTCTTTTGGCATTTTCTGGGTGTTACCAACAACATTGGACAAAACCGACCATTTTACCTGGTCGGGTAGGATTAGGCCTAAAAGGCATCTTTAAGCTCTGAATCTATCCCTCTGACGCAGCCGAACAACATGCTGGGCAAAAGGCTATAACAATGAACAATGCACAGTATCTTAAAAGACTTTAGGGTAATAATGACGTTGATGATTGGAGATTTTGGAAATGATACACCCGGGTAATTATTCACGCTTTACCCGCGGCGGAGAAAGGAGGTATAATATATTTACATGTCTAAGAATGCGCAATTGTTCAATCTTTACGTTCACGACGCTACTAATTTTGGTTTCCCGCCTGATAGTTCCAAAAGTATTTGCGGCTGGCACGACTACCACCGCCACTTATGAGGAACGTTACATATCCGTGTTCGAAGTGGATAGGTGGATTCGGTGCACAGGTATTGGAACAAATACCGGAGCACCAATCACAGGCTTAATGGCATTTTGATAATTGATTCTACTAATTTATTTTGATCTGGTTACAGTTACTTTCCGTTCAGCAGTATTAAATTTAAACTGAACACCTCCATTCCTCTCCAAAAAAGTCAACACCTTTTCTAGCGACATACTCCTTTTAAAAGATCCTGTATATTTGTCCAATACTGGATCTCCTTCGTATTCGACGCGCACATCATACCATCTAGACAACGATTCCATGATAGGTCCTATACTTTCATTATCGAAGAAGAACCTGCCATCCATCCAGGCTAGCGTTTTCGATAAATTCGCTTCCTGTATGTCCAAATTCCCGTTGTTTAGGAAAGATTGTTGGCCAGGTTTCAACATTTTCTCCTCATGCCGATACGATACCTTAACGCTTCCTTCTGTCAATGTAGCGACGACGTCATCAATGTTGTACGCAGATATGTTGAACTTTGTTCCGAGTACCTGCACTCTTGTATCTCCAGTGTTCACATAAAAAGGCGAACGGCTATTGGGCTTAACCTCGAAGAAGGCCTCACCCTCCAATTTTACACTGCGCAAGTTTGGTTCGAATCGGGTAGGAAATTTTAACACGCTGTTCGCATTCAGAAAGACTTTTGTACTATCGGGCAGCAGGATCGTGTATTGGCTGGATCGCGGGGTCCGGAGTTCATTGAAGACCTTCTCCCCTTCAGCTCCTGGATTGTAGACGACGGAGTTACCTTGCTTCGAAATCAATGTCCCACTTTCATGCAGGGTATCTGCTCCAACTGATTGCAGATAAACTTTCCTCCCACCTTTCAAGGTAAGGACTGCATTATTCTGTAAAGTATCCGTTAGCGGATCGACCGCTGAAATGATGGTATTATCGGTTTTTTTATTGTTGATGTTATTGAAGACAATTGCAGTTATCGATACAAAAACGATAATGCAGGCTGCAGCCAAATACCAGTTACGTGATATCCATACGTAAAAAGTCACTGGGCGCCGTAGACCGACTTCTGAAAAAATTCGATTTACGGCATCGTGCTCCGTTTCTTTAATATATGTATCCAGTCGCAGCTGGCTCCTGATTTCGGGTACCCAATTCGAAACATCGTTCCCCTTTGCAACTACCTTTGCCCTCAGTTCCGGCGACTGAGCTACCCAAAGATCCAGCTCCCGCTGCTCCTCTTCGGACAAACTGGATCCCTCGGCCTTAGATTTCCGAATCAGGAAAACGATTCTTTCAATATCGAATATTTCCTCCATAAGACAGGTTTATCAAAGCACTTCTACCAGAAAGAAGCTGCGATTGAATGTGTATTTATATATATAACCTGAAAAAC
Above is a genomic segment from Chitinophaga pollutisoli containing:
- a CDS encoding SusC/RagA family TonB-linked outer membrane protein, whose translation is MKLTVILCVVFQISVLAKAQNVSLHFKNRPLSEVLNHLAKQADIGIFYGESVIRVSKPVTVSIKDLPFLEALKICLHGQLLTFKELEDRVIIIEPSLSEINELPRISIDTTGEIEFTGQVMDEKGVVLPGATVRILTLARGTQTDANGKFRLKGNSANRKLLITYTGFKNETVEGGVQPVIIYLKAAAAQLDKVVVQGYGLTTQRLATGNISTVTAQEIERQPVANVMQALQGRVAGLVISQTSGFASAPFKAEIRGRTSISDGVSEPLIIVDGVPLTVLNTSSGGGYATGSTGFVQNGFLTPANGQSPLYSISPDDIESVSVLKDAEATAIYGSRGGKGVILITTKKGRPGKTAIDGSLTHGVSFVKNFYEMLSTREYIDLRREAFINSGEEATPTNAYDYLVWDTTRETNWQKTFWGKAAQTSQYKLAVSGGDKYNNYRISGGYDRSTQLNTFSGFDERVSFSTNMGHKTLDNKLGIELTALYTYSKNENIALGGGVDLPPTAPPIFKDDGQLNFSGWEPVSYLFTFGPVRQPYVGRTRFLNSNLSVSYHIIKGLKASLSVGYSNHNLQQNFKLPIASQNPAFTPMGSSYFGNNTGNRTIYEPMLEYKSSVGKGTLTTIVGATYQYVNQSGNTVNGDGYTNDNLLGSISNAAIVSGKDNVGEYKYSAAFGRLNYNLLDRYLITLTGRRDGSSRFGAEHRYGSFGAVGAAWIFSQERFLEKAKKAISFGKIRVSYGVTGSDNISDYLYLTRWTSNNANYLGTGVYQPVGHANPDLRWQSDRKLEAALNLGFTSDRILLDLVWYQNRSGNQLLSYKLPFATGFRDVMSNFPAVVQNSGFEGGVNVVVVKRSDFEITFSGTIGINRNKLISFPGIESTPYANFLVVGNTLNQVKLLKLLGVNKMNGLYEYEDVIKDGEISVFPGPTDDRTFYDLNIKCDGGFGFDVRYRSFQASMRFNFRNGIGTNALYTSQWLGAPVNFPRETLKRWRQPGDDAPYARAIISPDKSDNLFTYSTGKYTDASFIRLANLFISYSPKTLSNWAKLKNLKFYLRGQNLLLFTKYKGSDPEVQGFGFLPPLTGIDGGLSISL
- a CDS encoding FecR domain-containing protein, which codes for MEEIFDIERIVFLIRKSKAEGSSLSEEEQRELDLWVAQSPELRAKVVAKGNDVSNWVPEIRSQLRLDTYIKETEHDAVNRIFSEVGLRRPVTFYVWISRNWYLAAACIIVFVSITAIVFNNINNKKTDNTIISAVDPLTDTLQNNAVLTLKGGRKVYLQSVGADTLHESGTLISKQGNSVVYNPGAEGEKVFNELRTPRSSQYTILLPDSTKVFLNANSVLKFPTRFEPNLRSVKLEGEAFFEVKPNSRSPFYVNTGDTRVQVLGTKFNISAYNIDDVVATLTEGSVKVSYRHEEKMLKPGQQSFLNNGNLDIQEANLSKTLAWMDGRFFFDNESIGPIMESLSRWYDVRVEYEGDPVLDKYTGSFKRSMSLEKVLTFLERNGGVQFKFNTAERKVTVTRSK